From Pseudorasbora parva isolate DD20220531a chromosome 14, ASM2467924v1, whole genome shotgun sequence:
cgaagtagaaagcggtgatctaccattccacttctttatttatacccgcgctgcaaggcggagcgtggaatgcgtggatcGTATGCCATTCTCCATTGGCTCGTATTTTAACACACTCAAAGTAGATAGGTATCTGAAATCAGACCCCAATTCGTTGGTCAGTTCAGATGTCCGTCGAACGAGagtgactgaaagggaacaataATAACACAAAACCTCTATAACCAAAGCATTAGACTCTGAGTGAGATCAGTGATTTAGGCCACTACATGATGATCATCAGCTatacaacatgacatcatgactttgcgtaaacattcacgccactttctaaagccaagaagcgtgttatctgtacgcattttgagctttttgtgtgtgtgtctaggcAGTGTGATTCTGCGTGTATCTCTTtgcctaaactaaccatcatctccgcgtgtatgtctactcCGTGTGATTCCACCAACTtgatctcacagaattaatatttatagcctaattttatattttggagcaactccactcctaccctaaacctacccactctcaacaatataaaacacgtaacaggcaaataaatgtacagtaacatgtatttattgcaaaaacagacaaaaaaaaaacagtataaacttatactgtataaatttaactcatgttgcattccaagttaATATTTCTGATTTAAATGATACACACAACAAGTTTAGAATgatgcgatcggtcacgagacactctGCTGCTGTAGCCCTTCTGCTTCAAGGTTCAAATTGTGTGTTCAGTGAGGCTCTACTCCTCGATTCCCTCTCTTTCAGATCAAACCAGTttgcccattctcctctgacctctggcaccaacaaggcatttttgcggCCATTggttattttctctttttcggaccattctctgtaaaccctagagATGTTCTGCATTGATATCTCAGTAGATCGgcagtttctgaaatactcaACAACCAGGCCACGTTCAAAATCACTTAAATCTCCTTTCTTCTCTATTTTACTGCTTAGTTTGAACTTCAGCAGAtcattttgaccatggttactGCCATATGTGATAAAATAGGCAGTTAAACAGGTGTGTGTTGCACGCTTCAGAATCTGCTGCCACATCTAACCTTCACTGGTGTGATTGACTGAACTGAATATTGATCAATCTGGTAAGTAATATAGCCAACTAACTTCTATCTGTCTTCTTATGTGAATGCAAAAGAAGACAAACCCCACTCCAGACCTTACATGgtttctcttcagaagacttaaaAACTATTGGTCAGTTTTAGAAATTAAGTCAGACTaaaattgtatatttaaaaaaagaagaagttttttttgttgtttgttttttggaaaAAGGAGGTGTGTCACGTATTGTCTCCACccatatttaaagtatatttatacTGTATTTAGCCAGAGAGAGCTGTTATTGTCATCTTCATCATGACCATCATAATCTCTCTGCTCCTGCTGGCCTCTCTGCTGCCACAGCAGACCTTCACTGGTGAGAATGATTATATACTAGTTaattatttaagaatatttaattGGTTTTTGCTGAATAAGTTGACTGACAgcactctgtctctctctttctctcagctCGTGTGAATGTGGGTATAGTGAATGGCAACGAAGCCGAACCCCACTCCAGACCCTACATTGTTTCTCTCCAGATCTTTGGGGCTCATATGTGCGGTGGATCTCTCATTTCTGATCAGTGGGTCTTGACGGCTGCACATTGCTGGGAACTGTAAGAGCTTGTTAAGTGTGAACTGCAATGTTGAGTCATAAGTACTTTTGACGAATAATGACTGATAATGATATTATATGACATAAATGCAGATTAACAGTACGGTCTTTCGACAGAAATGATATTTACACGGTTGTTGTTGGTGCTCATGACTTGAGGAACACTAAAGCTTCAAATCGCTTTGCAGTGAAGTCCTACATCCCACATCCAGAATATATAGGCGACCCCGACCCTATGCGGAATGACATCATGCTTATGAAGGTAACAACCTGTTATACTTCAAAAAAAGGAAATAGTAGCACTAGTTATAGTTAACTAGTAATAGTTATCTATGTAATAGTTTTCTATTACAATGTCTTACTTTAAAAATTACTGAAGGGATCTAAATCATTATATGTAAATGGCCAAGTGATTCTGAAAGGCAGAAAACCTGAATAAAACATTGATACATTTTTCATGGTTgttatacttttattcagtcttataaaagtttgtttattaGTAATGTCTGTATTTTTGAATTATAGCTAGAGAACCCTGTCGAACTAAACAGCAATGTTAGTCTGATACCATTACCAAATGAAGGAGAAGAAGTGGGAACAGATGCCGCTTGTAGTGTTGCCGGCTGGGGAAGACTGTCGACTTTTGGCCATGGTAGCAGTGTTCTAATGGAGGCGAACACAACTACAATGGCTCCGAAAGAGTGTGAGCGTAGATGGACATTTGAAAACTTCGACAGTGACCAGATGATCTGTACACGTGGCAGTGGAGGATCCTGCAGAGTATGTACAAAAGATGATTCACAAATGTTATGGTAATGAACAAACTGGTTTCACTGGTGACATGTTGATCTGTGTTTCTTAACAGGGGGATTCAGGAGGTCCTTTGGTTTGTGGAAACACCACTGTTGGTGTCACATCTTTCGGCAGCAGTCGTCAATGTAATTCAGCTCGACTTCCTAATGTGTATACTAAGATTTCAACGTATTTGCATTGGATCCGCGAAGAAATGGAAAAAATTTAGTGACTTCATGTAAACTAAAAAAGGAAGATATATTTTCTTGAATTCTTCCATAAACCTTCTTTCAATAAAAGTATCACATGGCAAGCATCAATTATAGTCAAAGTGTTCTCATTTTTACAATCATATGTTTTCAGGGGACCATTCTTCATACTTTGCTAACTCAGTCAGCTGGATTTGGTTGTTGATGATTTGGCATGATCTTggattgtttttattttctggTCCAGGCACGCTGTCTTCATTGAGGGGCAAGAGAGGGGCATTTGACAGCCCAGGGGATCCGCAGCGGTACTGCAGTAGGTCCGCCAATTAATGTTTGATCACAAATactattttgtaaaaaaaataacatgggTAAATTCATCTCAAATTcaaatttatattaatattatatataaaaataaaacactatgcCAGTAGATGGCGGAAATAAGAGTAACACTTATTGGCTCATTagcctttttttctattttgaatgaatttttataGTTAATCAAATTTATGCcactaaaaataacaatttgttacttttttgtactggaatgttaaatatataggctaattgCAGGGAACATTACAAAGtctaatgaaaaacaaaaatatctgaCTACATCAcgataaatctttatttaaatcatgtctGTGCTGTTTGTTATGATGAGGGGATTTGTAGATATAGATTGTAGATTTGTAGGGGATTCACGGTTCGTGAAAAAAAATACTACCAAATAACATCCATATTATTTTCAATAGAAATGCACTTTGGCTAATACACTCAACCCTGTACAATCATATGTTGTACTCTCGTGACCCAAATGAAGATTAAAGTTGTCTCTTCTTTATCTCTCCCGAGAATAAAATGCTACTGTAAAGCTTTGGCGAAGTCAATGCGCATATTGTGTTAATATTTGCCAGAAATTGCTGCAAACAGTGAAAATGCTGTCTATCCTGCTTAATCCTATTTAAACAGACTGACAGTGCGGAGTTGATTGGAACTATTGAGAGCTCTAATGGCTCTGGTCAGCACGATATGGCCGTTATCTGATTATATAGATAGCCTATATAgatttatatagatcagtggtcgtAACTGTTTTTCAGCGGCACTGGCCAAAACGTGATTGGTTGGAGCGAGAACCTGCTACGATTGGTCAGCACGATATGGCCTAATCGGATTGGCTTAAGTAGACGGTGGGTGGAGTCTACCTATTTGTGGATTTGTGTGAGTCTAGAcgctagaaatgtttcaaaatccacgcgatttacaaatgtgtaagaggagatccacaaatgcagaggaagccatcaacaaatgcacaggaagcgattcacaaatgaatgcaacatatgcaaggcagagttgtgtgtttgtgacataaaaatgtatgtttttattgttaatatgaaattatttattttgtgaatcgctttacatttatttgtggataacaatatatttgtttggaataaagcAACAATAATACCCCCATAtacatgattatctgtgcattaattaaggatgaattaatgcatataagtgcacccgtattgtaaagtgtaaccatTAAAGCTTCAAGCAGCGATGAAAGGTCCCTCACACCCAGGGCTACAGCCACCCGGTGGCTTTAGAGAAACAGCGAATAGTGGGCGACATGCTGCCAGCAGGTGGGGCTATGAATAACTGAATATTGGCATACATAATGTCTAAGGGCCAGGACTATTATCAAACGTGAAGTTTGGGCAGATCTGAAATTGTATGCCTGACTTACAGAAGCTTCCTGTTTCGTGGCGAAACATCAGACTTTGTCAGGCCGCCGTGGACATGCCCTTCAGAGAAAAGCACAGACTAGGCAAAAATGTTGGTATGATAGGAAGGCAAGGTAGCGGTCTTTTGAAGTAGGTCAGCAGGTTTTAGTCATGCTTCCAACCAAAGAGATTAAGTTGTTTGGAAAGTGGCTGAGTCCCTTCAAGGTTAGGAAGTTAGGACCTACAACTTATTGAAATGCCACTTCTGGTTGGTCACGTTCACATAGAACATTGCATAGTAATCTCTTGAAGAAATGGTTTCCACAGAAAGATTTTGCAAGTGTAAACTTGATTGGTGAAAGAAGAGGATTAGATATAAGAACAGTACTTATCGGTGAGTCAGGATACCTCCTCAGTTGATCTTTAGCACTTATCAGGGGAGAAGAAAAAACTAAGTCAAGAGTTATGTGATCTGGAACTGTTTAAGAGTACCCCTGGTTGTACCCCTCTCATTCAGCATCAAGTTGTTGAAACTTAATGCTCCAGCGAAAATAATTAATTACCATATTCCCGAAAAGATGGTGTCAGCATTCACTGAGGAGGTTAGGTTAATGCAGAAGATGGGCATAGTCGAACCCGAGTTGTGTTAGTCCCGAAAAAGGACGGAAGcttgtgtttttgcattgatTTTTGCTACCTAAACTCTGTGTCCAAATTTGATTCCTTTCCAATTGGAGGAACTTAATGAAAAATTAGGAAAAGCCAAATTTATCAGTACAGTAGACTTATGTAAAGGGTACTGGCATGTGCCTTTGGCCCCTGAATCTCGAGAAATGACTGCTTTCCATACCCCTATAAGTCATATGCATTTCTGTGTCCTCCCTTTTGGGCTACACTGGGCTCCTCCTCCTTTTCAGAGGTTAATGAATACTGTTTGCAGGATTTAGGTGAATTTTCAGCAACTTATCTTGATGATGTTGTGATATTCAGTGACAGTTGGAAGATGCATCTTCATCATCTTGCAATAATGTTTCAGTAGATTAAGGATGCTGGTTTGTCGATCATGCACACAAATAAACAATCAACAATAAACAAGGAGAGCAAAGATAGCATACTAAGCAGTGTAAAAAgccaatgaaaataaatgtcttaAGATAAGATTTAAACTTATTTAGAGGAGGAGTGACTCTAATATAGGGAGGAAGGCTATTCCAGAATTTGGTCCTGCTGTAGCGAAAGCACGATCACCGCGATTTTTAAGTCTAACTCTAGGTAATGTCAGTAGGCCACGATCACGTGATCTCAAGACTCGTGTCGGGTATACGGAACTAACAGATCAGTAAGATAGCGAGGTGCTAGGTCATTGAGGGCTTTATAAACAAATTACAAAATTTTAAGTCAATCCTATACTTGACATGGAGCCAGTGCAGAGACATTAAAATTGGTGTTACATGATATTTTCGTTTCCTGTCAAGCAGTCTAGCAGCAGCATTTTGGACCCACTGCAGACGAGAGATGGAGGCCTGAGAGATACCACAGTACAGTGAGTTACAGTAGTCAAGCCGCGATGTTAAAAAAGCATGGATTGCAATTTCAGTATTGCTCCTTGATAAAAAGGGTTTAACCTTATTGAGAAGGCGAAGTTGATAGAAGCATGATTTGACAACAGCAGTGATCTGCTTGTCAAATTTTAAGCTGGAGTCAAATAGGATGCCCAGATTCCTGGCACACTGTGTGTTATACAGGGTAAGAATTACGAGATCAAAATCAAAGGTGCTGGTTTTCCTAGGGCAAAACATAATACttcatgttttattttcatttaaaagtaaGAAATTGCTTGAAAGGCATACCTGAAGTTCAATAAGGCAATCTAAAAGAGGCTGAAGAGAAAATTTGTTATTGCGCTGTAAGGGAAGGTAGATTTGAGTATCATCAGTATGCTTGCAGTGAAAAAGGGACTATATCCTGCAAAAATAGCCTATGCATTTCTTCTTTCACAAATTTAAGGGAGTAATCATTTATGTGAAAATCAGAGATGAAGGGTATAAGTGTGGCATACATATAAAAGGAGAcaccatatttaaaaaaaatagaagcCAGGGGAAGCAAATACAGGGACAACAGCTCAGGTCCAAGAATAGATCTCTGTGGGACACCACAACCAAGAGGTTTGTTGGAGAATGAATAACGCCCCAGGTGAACAACGAAACATCTGTTAGTCAAATAAGAGCCAAACCACTGTAATAGAGTACAGCAAAGTCCTACACAAGACTCTAAATGCGACAGTAGTATGCTGTGGTCAACTAAGTCAAATGTAGCACTAAGATCTAGAAGGACCAGAGCCATTGATTTTCCTGAATCTTTTGTGTGATAGATATCATGTGAGACTCTTAAAAAGCTGATTCAGTGCTATGTAGAGTTTTAAAACCTGATTGAAAAACTTCATTGATAGAATTGACAGACAAGAAAGCTTGTAATTGCGCAAGCACAGCTTTCTCCATGATCTTTGAGATAAAAGGCAAGTTAGAGATGGGCCTGGAAATTAGAGAGATGAAGGATCAAGATTGGGTTTTTTAAGATATGGCGTTCTAAGCCTCAGTGGTGCAATGCTATTTAGAACAGAGGCACAAGTAGAGTTGAAAAGGCGGAGGTGCTCATTTGTGTCCAGATTATGCAGAATATATTTTAAGTCTGATGACTCGCAAGCCACATGATAGGCAAAAGCGAATTCTTAACTTGAGCATGGG
This genomic window contains:
- the LOC137039506 gene encoding complement factor D-like, coding for MTIIISLLLLASLLPQQTFTARVNVGIVNGNEAEPHSRPYIVSLQIFGAHMCGGSLISDQWVLTAAHCWELNDIYTVVVGAHDLRNTKASNRFAVKSYIPHPEYIGDPDPMRNDIMLMKLENPVELNSNVSLIPLPNEGEEVGTDAACSVAGWGRLSTFGHGSSVLMEANTTTMAPKECERRWTFENFDSDQMICTRGSGGSCRGDSGGPLVCGNTTVGVTSFGSSRQCNSARLPNVYTKISTYLHWIREEMEKI